From one Gadus morhua chromosome 8, gadMor3.0, whole genome shotgun sequence genomic stretch:
- the LOC115548468 gene encoding paired box protein Pax-3, with amino-acid sequence MGLINPGGVPHQPQGDFAISPLTGGLEPNGGMAASCHGAQRLEALPALSSMPTLPGSQSYCTPGYSSTPYHAVDHHASYQYGQYSQSKVPFII; translated from the coding sequence ATGGGACTGATCAACCCAGGGGGAGTGCCTCACCAGCCCCAGGGCGACTTCGCCATCTCCCCGCTGACCGGGGGCCTGGAGCCCAACGGCGGCATGGCGGCCAGCTGCCACGGCGCCCAGCGGCTGGAGGCCCTGCCGGCCCTCAGCAGCATGCCCACGCTGCCGGGCTCCCAGTCCTACTGCACGCCGGGCTACAGCTCCACGCCCTACCACGCCGTGGACCACCACGCGTCCTACCAGTACGGCCAGTACAGCCAGAGCAAG